Proteins co-encoded in one Arthrobacter alpinus genomic window:
- the benB gene encoding benzoate 1,2-dioxygenase small subunit: MTAITNPIVTTVQTGAGEKGLEEIKQFLYREARFLDDRDFDRWIDCYHPEATFWMPAWADDDQLTEDPQREISLIYYANRGGLEDRVFRIKTDRSSATSLPEPRTGHNITNVEIVSVDGDQVEVRFNWFTLYYRYQNVDTYFGTSFYTIDYSGTQPVIMAKKVVLKNDYIHHIVDIYHI, encoded by the coding sequence ATGACTGCAATCACTAATCCCATCGTTACCACGGTTCAGACCGGCGCCGGGGAGAAGGGGCTCGAGGAGATCAAGCAGTTCCTCTACCGTGAGGCCAGGTTCCTCGATGACCGCGACTTCGACCGCTGGATCGATTGCTACCACCCCGAGGCCACCTTCTGGATGCCTGCCTGGGCCGATGACGACCAGCTGACGGAAGACCCGCAGCGCGAGATCTCACTGATCTACTACGCAAACCGCGGCGGCCTGGAAGACCGCGTCTTCCGTATCAAGACCGACCGCTCCTCGGCCACATCTTTACCTGAGCCGCGCACCGGCCACAACATCACCAACGTTGAGATCGTGTCCGTCGACGGCGACCAGGTCGAGGTGCGCTTCAACTGGTTCACGCTGTACTACCGCTACCAGAACGTGGACACCTACTTCGGCACTTCCTTCTACACCATCGACTACTCCGGCACCCAGCCGGTGATCATGGCCAAGAAGGTCGTATTGAAGAACGACTACATCCACCACATCGTGGACATTTACCACATCTGA
- a CDS encoding benzoate/H(+) symporter BenE family transporter — translation MREHPHAGNAPRRRNYRLPGMLGDVSVSAICSGFIAVAVSYAGPMLVILQAAEGAGLNRAQSASWVWAVSVGSGIVGLVLSLFTRQPVVVAWSVPGSALLLTVLGNYAFSEAVGAYIVAGLLGLVLSLSGLFGRLLAAVPRPILAAVLAGVLLPFVLNVTHAVLASPLVAGGLVVAYFVGRRLFLKFAVPGALVAGVLLTLVAGQANSLDVTLALTSPVFTMPTFSIQAIMGISIPLLIVTMAGQNGPGLVMMRTSGYSPNARLLLTGCSVASVLFAPFGSHAINLAAITAGICCGREAHEDPAKRYIAGAAGGAFFILFGLFSSTILDLFAAVPGELIIAMAGVALLGALQGAMMDMLDAGPHGPAAVEAAVVTLIITASGIAPFGVVAPFWGVLVGAAVYLLLTVARGIRRGRAVGVSAASEEVRVSGIHP, via the coding sequence GTGAGGGAACACCCCCACGCCGGAAATGCGCCCCGCAGGCGGAACTACCGGTTACCAGGGATGCTGGGTGACGTCTCAGTCAGTGCCATCTGCTCCGGATTCATCGCGGTTGCGGTGTCCTATGCGGGCCCGATGCTGGTCATCCTCCAGGCCGCGGAAGGTGCCGGCTTGAACCGTGCCCAGTCCGCGTCCTGGGTGTGGGCGGTGTCAGTGGGCAGCGGGATCGTCGGGTTAGTTTTGAGCCTGTTTACCCGCCAACCGGTCGTGGTGGCCTGGTCGGTGCCGGGCTCGGCGTTGCTATTGACTGTGCTGGGGAATTACGCCTTTTCAGAGGCCGTCGGAGCGTATATCGTTGCTGGCCTGCTGGGGCTCGTGCTGAGCCTGAGCGGGCTGTTTGGCCGGCTGCTTGCCGCCGTTCCCCGCCCGATCCTCGCCGCGGTCCTGGCCGGTGTGCTGCTACCCTTTGTCCTGAATGTCACCCATGCCGTTCTGGCATCTCCACTGGTTGCCGGGGGACTGGTCGTGGCGTATTTCGTAGGTCGCCGACTGTTCCTCAAATTTGCGGTGCCCGGTGCCCTGGTTGCCGGCGTGCTGTTGACGTTAGTCGCCGGACAGGCAAACAGCCTGGACGTGACGCTGGCTCTGACCAGCCCGGTGTTCACCATGCCCACGTTCTCGATCCAGGCCATCATGGGCATTTCCATCCCGCTTCTGATTGTGACCATGGCCGGGCAGAACGGCCCGGGCCTGGTGATGATGCGGACCAGCGGCTATTCGCCCAATGCCCGGCTGCTGTTGACGGGATGTTCCGTGGCGAGCGTGCTCTTTGCCCCGTTCGGATCCCACGCCATCAACCTCGCGGCTATCACCGCGGGCATCTGCTGCGGCCGCGAAGCCCACGAGGATCCGGCCAAGCGCTATATCGCTGGTGCCGCCGGTGGTGCGTTCTTCATTCTCTTCGGGCTCTTCAGTTCCACGATCCTTGACCTATTTGCCGCAGTTCCGGGCGAGCTGATCATTGCGATGGCCGGGGTGGCCCTGCTCGGCGCCCTTCAGGGGGCGATGATGGACATGCTCGATGCTGGCCCGCATGGACCGGCGGCCGTCGAGGCGGCCGTTGTCACCTTGATCATCACCGCCTCCGGCATTGCGCCATTTGGTGTGGTTGCCCCGTTCTGGGGTGTGCTGGTGGGGGCGGCCGTATACCTGTTGCTGACCGTGGCCCGGGGTATCCGCCGCGGCCGTGCCGTCGGTGTATCGGCCGCCTCGGAGGAGGTCCGCGTCTCCGGAATACATCCATAA
- a CDS encoding flavin reductase family protein: MTSHFYRPAEGHRLPHDPFNAIVGPRPIGWIGTLSPTGVRNLAPYSFFNAFSYTPPLIGFSSTVRKHTARNAELSGEFTWNLVTRVLAEQMNATSTTADLDEFAASGLEAADSVDISAPRVAASPVSFECRVSDIITLRGADGNPSTGVLTIGEVVAVHIDESVIPEGIYQTALAQPILRAGGPSTYFEILAEGRFDLVRPR, translated from the coding sequence ATGACGTCGCACTTCTACCGCCCAGCAGAGGGCCACCGGCTTCCGCATGATCCGTTCAATGCAATTGTGGGGCCGCGTCCGATCGGTTGGATTGGCACGCTTTCCCCTACTGGTGTTCGGAATCTCGCACCGTACAGCTTCTTCAATGCCTTCTCATACACGCCGCCACTCATTGGCTTCTCATCTACGGTCCGCAAGCACACCGCACGCAACGCTGAGCTGAGCGGTGAGTTCACCTGGAACCTTGTCACGCGCGTCCTCGCGGAGCAGATGAACGCAACGTCGACGACGGCCGACCTCGACGAATTCGCCGCATCCGGCTTGGAAGCCGCTGATTCGGTCGATATCAGTGCGCCCCGCGTCGCGGCCTCTCCCGTGAGCTTCGAGTGCCGGGTCAGTGACATCATCACCTTGCGAGGCGCAGACGGGAACCCGTCCACCGGCGTGCTTACAATCGGGGAAGTCGTCGCGGTGCACATCGATGAGTCCGTGATTCCCGAGGGGATTTATCAGACGGCTCTCGCCCAACCAATCTTGCGCGCGGGTGGGCCAAGCACCTACTTCGAGATCCTTGCCGAGGGCCGCTTTGATCTCGTGAGGCCACGCTAG
- the benA gene encoding benzoate 1,2-dioxygenase large subunit: MTDTLNTVAALLDDALVDSPETGVFRANRNIFTDEEVFELEMKHIWEGNWVYLAHESQVPNVGDYFTTNIGRQPIVISRNKEGVLNALINACSHRGAMLCRRKTDNRTTFTCPFHGWTFNNSGKLLKVKDSRGAGYPEGFNKDGSHDLTKVARFESYRGFLFGSLNANVLPLTEHLGESTKIIDMIVDQSPDGLEVLRGSSTYTYDGNWKLQAENGADGYHVSATHWNYAATQARRTSGESSNETKTMDAGGWDKQEGGYYSFENGHLLLWTEWLDAANRPLAEKRDELVAAHGEAKADWMIGVSRNLCLYPNVYLMDQFSSQIRVFRPVAVDKTEVTIYCIAPVGESDEARANRIRQYEDFFNASGMATPDDLEEFRSCQKTYMATSAKWNDLSRGATHQITGADDNAKKIGLLPISSGARTEDEGLYPIQHGYWLNSMRKAVAAEAASAANGTTGTTEQGNNHDCNH, translated from the coding sequence TTGACTGACACACTGAATACCGTCGCAGCCCTGCTTGACGATGCACTCGTCGACAGCCCGGAGACAGGGGTCTTCCGCGCGAACCGGAACATCTTCACCGACGAAGAAGTTTTCGAGCTCGAAATGAAGCACATCTGGGAGGGCAACTGGGTCTATCTGGCCCACGAATCTCAGGTCCCGAACGTCGGCGACTACTTCACCACTAACATCGGCCGCCAGCCCATCGTGATATCGCGCAACAAGGAAGGCGTGCTCAACGCCCTCATCAATGCGTGCAGCCACCGCGGTGCCATGCTCTGCCGCCGCAAGACGGACAATCGGACCACTTTCACCTGCCCGTTCCACGGCTGGACGTTCAACAACTCCGGCAAGCTGCTCAAGGTCAAGGATTCCCGCGGCGCCGGCTACCCGGAGGGCTTCAACAAGGACGGCTCACACGACCTGACTAAGGTGGCGCGCTTCGAGTCCTACCGCGGCTTCCTTTTCGGCTCGCTGAACGCGAACGTCTTGCCCCTGACCGAGCACCTGGGCGAATCCACGAAGATCATCGACATGATCGTGGACCAGTCACCCGATGGCCTTGAGGTCCTGCGCGGCTCCTCTACCTACACCTATGACGGCAACTGGAAACTTCAGGCCGAAAACGGCGCCGACGGCTACCACGTCTCTGCCACCCACTGGAACTACGCCGCCACCCAGGCCCGCCGCACCTCCGGCGAATCGTCCAACGAAACCAAGACCATGGACGCCGGCGGCTGGGACAAGCAGGAAGGTGGCTACTACTCCTTCGAGAACGGTCACCTGCTGCTGTGGACCGAATGGCTGGACGCGGCCAACCGCCCGCTGGCAGAGAAGCGCGACGAGCTCGTCGCCGCCCACGGCGAGGCCAAGGCCGACTGGATGATCGGGGTCTCTCGCAACCTCTGCCTGTACCCGAATGTCTACCTGATGGACCAATTCTCCTCTCAGATCCGCGTCTTCCGCCCGGTCGCTGTGGACAAGACCGAGGTCACCATCTACTGCATCGCACCGGTCGGCGAGTCCGACGAGGCCCGCGCCAACCGCATCCGCCAGTACGAGGACTTCTTCAACGCCTCCGGCATGGCTACCCCGGATGACCTGGAGGAATTCCGTTCCTGCCAGAAGACCTACATGGCCACCTCCGCCAAGTGGAACGACCTCTCCCGCGGTGCCACACACCAGATCACCGGTGCCGACGACAACGCCAAGAAGATTGGCCTGTTGCCGATCTCCTCCGGCGCTCGCACCGAGGACGAGGGCCTCTACCCTATCCAGCATGGCTATTGGCTCAACTCGATGCGTAAGGCCGTTGCCGCAGAAGCTGCATCCGCCGCCAACGGCACCACCGGCACCACCGAACAGGGGAACAACCATGACTGCAATCACTAA